A genomic region of Capnocytophaga canimorsus contains the following coding sequences:
- a CDS encoding HU family DNA-binding protein, whose product MAVKYNIVERKNLLDKEAQPKFYASAKADGEISFRALAKEIATGSSTVSDTDVLAVLNDLTKVLVKHLSEGRIVRLGDFGSFRITISSEGAETAEKFNPALIKSNKIQFTPGIDLKEMQRVIKYEKYKK is encoded by the coding sequence ATGGCAGTAAAATACAACATCGTAGAGCGAAAAAACCTATTAGATAAAGAAGCTCAACCTAAATTTTATGCAAGTGCAAAGGCAGATGGTGAAATATCTTTCCGTGCTCTTGCTAAAGAAATTGCGACAGGTTCATCAACCGTATCGGACACAGATGTTTTGGCGGTTCTCAATGATTTAACCAAAGTATTAGTAAAACATCTTTCAGAAGGACGTATTGTTCGTTTGGGTGATTTCGGGAGTTTTAGAATTACTATTTCGAGCGAGGGAGCAGAAACCGCAGAGAAATTCAATCCTGCTTTAATTAAAAGCAATAAAATTCAGTTTACCCCTGGAATAGATTTAAAGGAAATGCAACGCGTTATCAAGTACGAAAAATATAAAAAATAA
- a CDS encoding RteC domain-containing protein → MTLIFILQGAEKQIIYFIFVTDVFSDVFCNFSLLICSSCVTNLEWTTTKNDLIELVYALQQIKAIYYGKMSINKIIAVFGKIFNIDLKR, encoded by the coding sequence ATGACTTTAATTTTTATTTTACAAGGAGCTGAAAAACAAATTATTTATTTTATTTTTGTCACAGATGTATTTTCTGATGTTTTTTGTAATTTTTCTTTACTTATCTGCTCATCTTGTGTTACAAATTTGGAATGGACTACTACCAAAAATGATTTGATTGAACTTGTTTATGCCTTACAACAAATCAAAGCCATTTATTATGGGAAGATGAGTATCAACAAAATCATTGCTGTCTTTGGTAAAATATTCAATATAGATTTAAAAAGATAG
- a CDS encoding transketolase family protein, with amino-acid sequence MMKYTDTGKKDTRSGFGAGLAELGRTNPNVVALCADLIGSLKMEKFIEENPERFFQIGIAEANMMGIAAGLTIGGKIPFTGTFAAFSTGRVYDQIRQSIAYSGKNVKICASHAGLTLGEDGATHQILEDIGLMKMLPGMVVINPCDYNQTKAATIAIADYQGPVYLRFGRPTVANFTPEDQKLEIGKGILLTEGKDVTIVATGHLVWEALLAADELEKQGISAEVINIHTIKPLDEEIILNSVKKTKCIVTCEEHNYYGGLGESISRVLTQRFPIPQEFVAVNDTFGESGTPSQLMKKYGLDKDGVLKAVEKVLKRK; translated from the coding sequence ATTATGAAATATACAGACACAGGAAAAAAGGATACTCGAAGCGGCTTCGGGGCAGGATTGGCTGAGCTTGGGCGTACCAATCCTAACGTAGTGGCGTTGTGTGCTGACCTTATTGGGTCGCTCAAAATGGAGAAATTTATTGAAGAAAACCCTGAACGTTTCTTCCAAATTGGTATTGCCGAAGCCAATATGATGGGTATTGCAGCAGGACTTACCATAGGAGGAAAAATTCCGTTTACGGGTACATTTGCCGCATTTTCAACGGGAAGGGTGTATGACCAAATCCGTCAGTCGATTGCATATTCAGGAAAAAATGTAAAGATTTGTGCTTCACACGCAGGACTTACCTTAGGGGAAGACGGAGCAACGCACCAAATTTTGGAAGACATCGGTCTGATGAAAATGCTCCCCGGAATGGTAGTTATCAATCCGTGCGACTATAATCAAACCAAAGCGGCTACCATTGCCATTGCCGACTATCAAGGACCGGTTTACTTACGTTTCGGACGTCCGACAGTGGCAAATTTTACTCCGGAAGACCAAAAGTTGGAAATTGGTAAAGGTATTCTTCTCACAGAAGGGAAAGATGTAACTATTGTTGCCACAGGACATTTGGTTTGGGAAGCCTTACTTGCTGCCGATGAATTGGAAAAACAAGGTATTTCTGCTGAAGTAATTAACATTCATACTATTAAGCCTTTGGACGAGGAAATTATTTTAAATTCCGTAAAGAAAACCAAATGTATCGTTACTTGTGAGGAACACAATTACTACGGAGGATTGGGCGAAAGTATATCGCGTGTACTAACACAAAGGTTCCCTATTCCACAAGAATTCGTAGCGGTGAATGACACATTCGGAGAATCAGGAACACCTTCCCAGCTAATGAAAAAATACGGACTCGACAAAGATGGCGTACTAAAAGCTGTAGAAAAAGTACTCAAAAGGAAGTAA
- a CDS encoding UDP-N-acetylenolpyruvoylglucosamine reductase produces the protein MKQLRDERGRTYFRAVISDSKLNAGSPWTANQKSELIDVFKNNPDKKYIEFEVRSSKSELQKFNLPENFLTGSIVRIYREDVYKIISEEDNIKIPPIKMNDINFK, from the coding sequence GTGAAACAGCTAAGAGATGAACGCGGGCGTACTTATTTCAGAGCGGTGATAAGCGATAGCAAACTAAATGCAGGCTCACCTTGGACAGCCAACCAAAAAAGCGAACTGATAGATGTTTTTAAAAACAACCCAGATAAAAAATATATAGAGTTTGAGGTGAGGAGCTCGAAAAGTGAGCTTCAAAAATTCAATTTGCCTGAGAATTTTTTAACAGGATCAATAGTTAGAATTTACCGTGAAGATGTTTATAAAATTATAAGCGAGGAAGATAACATAAAAATTCCTCCTATTAAAATGAATGATATTAACTTTAAGTAA
- a CDS encoding nucleotidyltransferase family protein, translating into MKEIQKHQEDIVAACKRYKVSSLYAFGSVTREYFSKQSSDIDLLVVFQPIDLLDYADNYFDLLFVLQGIFNRKVDLVTEKSLKNPYFIEEINKTKQLIYAEAS; encoded by the coding sequence ATGAAAGAAATACAAAAACATCAAGAGGATATTGTAGCGGCTTGTAAGAGATACAAAGTAAGTTCTTTATATGCCTTTGGTTCAGTAACTCGGGAGTATTTTTCTAAGCAGTCAAGTGATATTGATTTATTAGTGGTATTTCAGCCTATTGATTTGCTTGATTATGCCGATAATTATTTCGATTTATTGTTTGTTTTGCAAGGAATTTTCAATCGGAAAGTAGATTTAGTTACCGAAAAATCCCTAAAAAATCCTTACTTTATAGAAGAAATAAATAAAACAAAACAACTTATTTATGCCGAAGCAAGTTAG
- the porV gene encoding type IX secretion system outer membrane channel protein PorV produces the protein MKFLYSFLVFVLGMGLVFPQEKRPISTAFPFLLLGTDAIACGKGDLGVASTPDVFSQHWNASKYIFAKEKSAFAMAYAPYLNRAVQDIFIGNLVYYKKTKRGAWAGSFNYFNIGNVTLTRGFDKDIYILGDFRPSEFTFDVSYSLQLSSHYAMGITTRYLNSNLRLPIEESNVARGVAFDICGFYSSKEHLIGDYFGKYTWGFQISNIGSKVQYEKLGQTFFLPANLKLGAGYNLQTNSYNHFQFLLEINKLLVPSPAKYGFNDTNGNGIQEPTEPTEIVAGKSPNVDFLQGIFQSFGDAPNGFSEELQEISWSLGFEYAYNETLFLRTGYFNQHKNKGDRKYLTLGTGFRIQSWQIDFSYLFSTAKTNNPMSSSLRIALQCKL, from the coding sequence ATGAAATTTTTATATTCGTTTCTTGTATTTGTTTTGGGAATGGGACTTGTTTTTCCACAAGAGAAACGCCCTATTTCAACTGCATTTCCTTTCTTATTACTAGGTACTGATGCCATAGCTTGTGGCAAGGGAGACTTGGGAGTAGCCTCAACACCAGACGTTTTTTCTCAACATTGGAATGCTTCCAAATATATTTTTGCAAAGGAAAAATCTGCCTTTGCAATGGCGTATGCTCCCTATCTAAATCGGGCAGTACAAGATATTTTCATAGGAAATCTTGTATACTACAAAAAAACAAAGCGAGGAGCTTGGGCTGGAAGCTTCAATTATTTCAATATAGGAAATGTAACTCTTACTCGCGGTTTTGATAAAGACATTTACATTCTGGGAGATTTTCGTCCCTCTGAATTTACATTTGACGTTTCCTATAGTTTGCAGCTGAGTTCTCACTACGCAATGGGTATTACCACTCGTTATTTGAACTCAAATTTAAGGCTCCCTATAGAAGAAAGCAATGTAGCCAGAGGGGTTGCTTTTGACATCTGCGGATTTTATTCTTCCAAAGAACATCTAATAGGGGATTATTTCGGAAAATATACTTGGGGATTTCAAATTTCAAACATTGGTAGTAAAGTGCAATATGAAAAATTAGGACAGACTTTTTTCTTACCTGCTAACCTTAAATTAGGTGCAGGGTACAACCTACAAACTAATAGTTACAATCATTTTCAGTTTCTTTTAGAAATCAATAAATTACTCGTTCCTTCACCAGCCAAGTATGGTTTTAATGACACTAATGGCAATGGCATTCAAGAGCCTACTGAACCTACTGAAATTGTAGCGGGAAAAAGCCCAAATGTTGATTTCTTGCAAGGTATTTTCCAATCATTTGGCGATGCCCCTAATGGTTTTTCGGAGGAATTACAAGAAATTTCTTGGTCGTTAGGTTTTGAATATGCCTATAATGAAACTTTATTTTTACGAACAGGTTATTTCAATCAACACAAAAATAAAGGTGACAGAAAATATCTGACATTAGGCACAGGATTTCGTATACAATCGTGGCAAATTGATTTTTCATACCTTTTTTCAACAGCAAAAACAAATAACCCAATGAGCTCTTCTTTAAGAATTGCACTACAATGTAAGCTTTAA
- a CDS encoding pyridoxal phosphate-dependent aminotransferase: MKVSKLAQNLIGSEIVKIGNEVNDLKAKGEKITNLTIGDLDSNIYPIPNELKKGIQQAYADNLTNYPPASGILSLRENVSKDLKQRYALEYSAKDILIAGGSRPLIYATFKTIVDEGDKVIYPVPSWNNNHYSYLNSAQKVELEVKPENNFLPTAEELRPHLKDAVLLALCSPLNPTGTMFSEHQLREICELIVEENRKRGADEKPLYLMYDQIYAMLTFGEKHFNPVSLVPEMKPYTIFIDGSSKCFAATGVRVGWAFGPSEIIGKMAALLTHVGAWAPKPEQQAMAQFLTNTKAVDAFVNDFKGKIKHSLETLHEGIQALKQKGYAVESIRPMGALYLTIQLDYVGKTTPKGDKLNDTTDLVFYLIKEAGMALVPFSAFGNSRTMPWFRASAGGCSLQDIKDVLPRLEKALSELK; this comes from the coding sequence ATGAAAGTATCAAAATTAGCACAAAATTTAATCGGTTCTGAGATTGTAAAGATTGGAAACGAAGTAAACGACCTCAAAGCCAAAGGCGAAAAAATCACAAATTTAACCATTGGGGATTTGGATTCGAATATTTATCCCATTCCCAATGAGCTTAAAAAGGGAATTCAACAAGCGTATGCCGATAATCTTACGAACTATCCTCCTGCGAGTGGTATCCTTTCGCTTCGGGAAAATGTTTCGAAAGACCTCAAACAACGCTACGCATTGGAGTACTCAGCGAAAGATATTCTTATCGCAGGAGGTTCGCGTCCGTTGATTTACGCAACCTTTAAAACCATTGTAGATGAGGGAGATAAAGTGATTTATCCCGTACCTTCGTGGAACAACAATCACTATTCGTACTTGAATTCTGCTCAGAAAGTAGAATTGGAAGTTAAGCCTGAAAACAACTTCTTACCTACGGCGGAAGAGCTACGTCCGCACCTGAAAGATGCCGTTCTGTTAGCACTTTGTTCGCCACTTAATCCGACAGGGACGATGTTTTCCGAGCATCAACTCAGAGAAATTTGCGAACTTATTGTGGAAGAAAACCGCAAACGTGGAGCCGACGAAAAGCCTCTTTACTTAATGTATGACCAAATTTATGCGATGCTTACCTTCGGAGAAAAACACTTTAATCCGGTAAGTTTAGTCCCTGAGATGAAGCCTTATACCATATTTATCGACGGTTCTTCCAAATGTTTTGCGGCTACGGGCGTTCGCGTGGGCTGGGCTTTTGGTCCTTCGGAAATCATCGGAAAGATGGCGGCTCTACTTACGCACGTTGGGGCGTGGGCTCCAAAACCTGAACAACAGGCGATGGCTCAATTCCTTACCAACACAAAAGCGGTTGACGCGTTCGTAAATGATTTCAAAGGAAAGATTAAACATAGCTTAGAAACCCTGCACGAAGGCATTCAGGCATTGAAACAAAAAGGATATGCGGTGGAGAGTATTCGTCCGATGGGAGCTTTGTATTTGACCATTCAGTTGGATTATGTTGGGAAAACTACACCGAAAGGCGACAAACTTAACGATACTACTGACTTGGTTTTCTACCTTATTAAGGAAGCAGGAATGGCATTAGTTCCGTTTTCTGCCTTTGGAAATAGCCGAACAATGCCTTGGTTTAGAGCTTCAGCAGGTGGATGTTCTTTGCAAGATATTAAGGACGTTCTCCCAAGATTAGAGAAGGCTTTGAGCGAACTGAAATAA
- a CDS encoding UDP-N-acetylenolpyruvoylglucosamine reductase → MKKVFDEIEEVDYFRAVISDSKLNADSPWTANQKSELIDVFKNNPNKKYIEFQVRTNNTLLKEANAPEKFRQGTTIRIYREDVYKIISEGENIKIPPIKMNSINFKN, encoded by the coding sequence GTGAAAAAAGTATTTGATGAAATAGAAGAAGTTGATTATTTCAGAGCTGTGATAAGCGATAGCAAACTAAATGCAGACTCCCCTTGGACAGCCAACCAAAAAAGCGAATTAATAGATGTCTTTAAGAATAACCCTAATAAAAAATATATAGAGTTTCAAGTAAGAACAAATAATACCCTTTTGAAAGAAGCAAATGCTCCTGAAAAATTCAGACAAGGAACAACAATTAGAATATATAGAGAGGATGTATATAAAATCATTAGCGAAGGAGAAAATATAAAGATTCCACCAATAAAAATGAATAGTATTAATTTTAAGAACTAA
- a CDS encoding Ig-like domain-containing protein has protein sequence MIRNLIFLTLMFAFFLKGFAQQDGQHVFKQVENTFEQTRWAETLEDITELPVGIRETKDGMEYAIIITQATFLPEQTLVNAYARLTVPDSESPTGKKQLFFGATGLSFSYEGQIVGDMRLSLLGDFTVSSNKNWEFLLRGGGIDTRTGDTVGDLTYITFDCDGLREIALNGVIRVSPQLIVPVDERTYTPILNGRVETSVALKAESWNNLLLRVSLPAFAITKQVQNSDRGAFVFESEDIILDMSDTHNAEGMFLPQGYEEYLVAEAESWRGFYMGKLKITLPEEFKKSESRVSFSAERFILDSYGVSGSFSAENLISLNEGTTSGGENAWRYSLDFIKADFMASKIKGGALSGRMLLPIESADDSEDTADVAANDKAKKSSEKGIFFTGTFTDDDYMLRASSLEKLNFDLWRAQATIEPSSYLELRVKNKKFIPKAVLNGQMSLRENSTDKNSYEFNGITFRKFTLQTEEPYISAEHFGVTGEQRLANFPVSVKDVNVNFKGNRAMLNFGIRVGLQKDKFSAEGGFSIYAKREKASWRYDTFDVSELALNNVDVVVATVSGRLKLMKDDPLYGNGFRAMLAVEIENPAIKVDANAVFGNKDFRYWGFDAAVDGLNIPASFVNITGFVGGAYYRMRPEDGTMTNKDKEGNISGIKRAFDLIPDASVELELKAGVLGAFQSKNVASFMAILSLQTNKKGGLARVGIDGEATIMYALQDKLDNPFESLQEGFSSRVNQLVDMKKLKEGDKLENFLSMDSSNTPSQQDISLDKNGKTKQAPIYATMAMSYDFSQKAFHANMEAYVNVAGGIIKGRGNNGLAGRAVIHIDPKDWYIHIGTSREMIGLQVGFGNLSVKAQSYFMIGTKIYETPEPPAKVAEILGMKASNLGYMQSLNQVREGRGFAFGSHLSFDTGDINAGFIYARFAAGLGSDIMLKNYGNTHCKNRSGELGINGWYASGQTYVYLQGELGIRVRLFFVRKNIPILKAGVAAILQGSGPNPFWARGYLGGYYNVLGGLVKGRFRLKMEFGEQCELAQGQVLDGMKIISDVSPSDKSTNVDVFIAPQVSFNLEVEKPIVIPEDDGDHTYVVKLEKLEMTDEKGSKISGKLEFGKSSDVVNFIPMETLSSNTKYKITAQVSFQELKGNSYQTVMVDGKKALEVEERIFVTGVAPEYIPNKNIQYAYPVLDQKNYFVDETKNAFIQLKQGQAYLFESDNWETQLHLISENGNKLTAQPSYNAAKNAITYTMPKLDTEAKYTLSIVSYSKNSTKKGKIATSEKETKRVEGGYDTIEKETSAAFKSNKAQASVKEGSFERLTYSFKASKYKSLKQKMNAFKTERKLWDKISSDVVTLFNNMNTDESFEVTELLGTLYTDGKPLFYTEAVLDDAYDAVFKKYLYTNPQVISILRRGSSNEKIGFPPKEAISVVSSYAENLQNNSQGSILKRLFPYRYDVLVYYRNDWTELGRRISDNLTKGILNPTWEAEFMERNFPTIPEKKYKAILKYRLPNGEITSEVPYYYQF, from the coding sequence ATGATACGAAATCTCATATTTTTGACATTAATGTTTGCTTTTTTCTTGAAAGGATTTGCTCAACAAGATGGACAGCACGTGTTCAAGCAGGTTGAAAATACTTTTGAGCAAACTCGCTGGGCAGAAACCTTAGAAGACATCACAGAGCTTCCTGTTGGTATACGGGAAACGAAGGATGGGATGGAATATGCTATTATCATCACTCAAGCTACTTTTTTACCTGAGCAGACGTTGGTCAATGCATATGCCCGTCTTACGGTTCCTGATAGTGAGAGTCCTACGGGTAAAAAACAGCTTTTTTTCGGAGCTACGGGGCTTTCGTTTTCGTATGAAGGACAAATAGTGGGCGATATGCGTCTTTCTCTTTTGGGAGATTTCACGGTGAGTTCCAACAAGAATTGGGAGTTTTTGCTTCGTGGTGGAGGCATTGATACACGCACGGGTGATACGGTTGGTGATTTGACGTATATTACCTTTGATTGTGATGGTTTGCGTGAGATAGCCTTAAATGGCGTGATTCGCGTATCTCCGCAGTTGATAGTGCCTGTTGATGAGCGTACATATACCCCGATACTTAACGGAAGAGTAGAAACTTCAGTGGCTTTAAAGGCTGAAAGCTGGAACAATCTGCTGTTAAGGGTTTCTTTACCTGCGTTTGCCATTACCAAACAAGTACAGAACAGTGACCGAGGTGCTTTTGTGTTTGAGTCAGAGGACATCATTCTGGATATGAGCGACACGCATAATGCAGAGGGGATGTTTTTGCCTCAAGGTTATGAGGAGTATTTAGTAGCTGAAGCGGAGTCGTGGCGTGGTTTTTATATGGGTAAATTAAAAATTACCTTACCGGAAGAATTTAAAAAGTCTGAATCGAGAGTAAGTTTTTCAGCAGAACGTTTTATTTTAGATTCGTATGGTGTTTCGGGTAGTTTTTCGGCGGAGAACTTAATTTCTCTTAATGAAGGTACTACGTCAGGCGGAGAAAATGCGTGGCGGTATTCATTGGATTTTATTAAAGCAGATTTTATGGCTTCTAAAATCAAGGGAGGAGCTCTTTCTGGGCGTATGTTGCTTCCTATTGAATCGGCTGATGATTCAGAAGATACGGCTGATGTTGCTGCTAATGACAAAGCGAAAAAATCAAGTGAAAAAGGCATTTTTTTTACGGGAACTTTTACCGATGATGACTATATGCTTAGGGCTTCCTCTTTGGAAAAACTCAATTTTGATTTATGGAGAGCCCAAGCCACTATTGAACCATCGTCGTACCTTGAGTTGAGAGTAAAGAATAAGAAATTCATTCCTAAAGCGGTTCTTAACGGACAAATGTCTCTGCGTGAAAATAGCACTGATAAGAACAGCTACGAATTTAACGGTATCACTTTTCGCAAATTTACACTTCAAACCGAAGAACCTTATATTTCTGCAGAACATTTTGGAGTTACGGGTGAGCAACGTTTAGCTAATTTTCCTGTAAGTGTGAAAGATGTGAATGTCAATTTCAAAGGCAATAGAGCGATGTTGAATTTTGGCATTCGTGTAGGTTTACAGAAAGATAAATTTTCTGCTGAAGGAGGATTTAGTATTTATGCTAAAAGAGAAAAGGCTTCTTGGCGATATGACACTTTTGATGTCAGTGAATTAGCCTTAAATAATGTAGATGTTGTGGTGGCTACCGTGTCAGGAAGGCTCAAACTGATGAAAGATGACCCACTTTATGGCAATGGTTTTAGAGCGATGTTAGCTGTAGAGATTGAAAATCCTGCCATTAAGGTAGATGCCAATGCCGTATTTGGGAATAAGGATTTTCGTTATTGGGGGTTTGATGCTGCTGTTGATGGTTTAAATATTCCAGCTTCGTTTGTGAATATCACGGGCTTTGTTGGTGGAGCTTACTACCGAATGCGTCCTGAAGATGGTACAATGACCAATAAAGACAAGGAAGGCAATATATCGGGAATAAAAAGAGCTTTTGATCTTATTCCGGATGCGTCAGTGGAATTGGAGTTAAAAGCCGGTGTTTTGGGAGCTTTTCAGAGTAAAAATGTAGCTTCTTTTATGGCTATTTTAAGTCTCCAGACCAATAAAAAAGGAGGACTTGCCCGTGTTGGCATTGATGGGGAGGCTACCATAATGTATGCTTTACAGGACAAATTGGATAATCCTTTTGAATCTCTGCAAGAGGGATTCTCTTCACGGGTTAATCAGTTAGTAGATATGAAAAAACTCAAAGAAGGTGACAAGCTGGAAAATTTCCTTTCGATGGATAGCAGTAATACCCCTTCACAACAGGATATTTCTTTGGATAAAAACGGAAAAACAAAACAAGCTCCTATTTATGCTACAATGGCAATGAGTTATGATTTTAGCCAAAAAGCATTTCACGCCAATATGGAAGCTTATGTAAATGTTGCTGGAGGCATTATCAAAGGTAGGGGTAACAACGGACTGGCGGGAAGAGCTGTGATTCATATCGACCCGAAAGATTGGTACATTCATATTGGTACTTCGCGTGAGATGATAGGCTTGCAAGTAGGTTTTGGTAACTTAAGTGTGAAAGCACAAAGTTACTTTATGATAGGAACGAAAATTTATGAAACTCCCGAGCCTCCTGCCAAAGTAGCTGAAATTTTAGGAATGAAAGCAAGTAACTTAGGGTATATGCAAAGTCTCAATCAGGTTAGGGAAGGAAGAGGATTTGCTTTTGGCTCTCATTTGAGTTTTGATACGGGCGATATCAATGCAGGATTTATTTATGCTCGATTTGCTGCGGGTTTAGGTTCGGATATAATGCTGAAAAACTATGGCAATACTCATTGTAAAAACCGCAGTGGAGAGCTTGGAATCAATGGTTGGTATGCCAGTGGGCAAACGTATGTTTATCTTCAAGGAGAGTTGGGAATACGAGTTCGATTGTTTTTTGTTCGTAAAAATATTCCAATCCTTAAAGCGGGAGTTGCTGCTATTTTGCAAGGGTCAGGACCCAATCCTTTTTGGGCGAGAGGTTATTTGGGCGGATACTACAACGTATTGGGAGGGCTTGTTAAGGGTCGCTTCCGGCTCAAAATGGAATTTGGCGAGCAATGCGAGCTGGCACAGGGACAAGTATTGGACGGAATGAAAATCATTTCCGATGTGTCTCCTTCGGATAAAAGCACTAATGTAGATGTGTTCATTGCTCCTCAGGTAAGTTTTAATCTTGAAGTGGAAAAACCCATTGTTATTCCTGAAGATGATGGTGACCATACGTATGTTGTAAAATTAGAAAAATTGGAAATGACCGATGAAAAAGGCAGTAAAATCAGTGGAAAGTTGGAATTTGGAAAATCTTCTGACGTAGTGAATTTTATCCCTATGGAGACGCTTTCTTCCAATACGAAATACAAAATTACCGCTCAGGTGAGTTTTCAGGAATTAAAGGGCAATTCCTATCAAACTGTGATGGTAGATGGCAAGAAGGCTTTGGAGGTGGAAGAGCGAATTTTTGTAACGGGAGTAGCTCCAGAATATATTCCTAATAAAAATATTCAATATGCGTATCCAGTACTTGACCAAAAAAACTATTTTGTTGATGAAACCAAAAATGCGTTTATCCAGCTCAAGCAAGGTCAGGCGTATTTGTTTGAGTCTGATAATTGGGAAACACAGTTGCATTTGATTTCAGAAAACGGAAATAAACTAACAGCTCAGCCCAGTTATAATGCTGCTAAGAATGCAATTACCTATACAATGCCAAAGCTTGATACAGAGGCAAAATACACCCTTTCCATAGTAAGTTATAGCAAAAATAGTACGAAAAAAGGCAAAATAGCCACATCTGAGAAAGAAACAAAACGAGTTGAAGGGGGGTACGATACCATAGAAAAAGAGACTTCTGCTGCTTTCAAAAGCAACAAAGCCCAAGCCTCTGTTAAAGAAGGAAGTTTCGAACGATTAACGTACAGTTTTAAAGCTAGTAAATACAAATCACTCAAACAGAAGATGAATGCTTTTAAAACGGAGCGAAAACTTTGGGATAAAATCTCTTCGGACGTAGTGACCTTATTTAACAATATGAATACAGACGAATCTTTTGAAGTTACTGAGCTTTTAGGAACATTATACACCGACGGAAAGCCTTTGTTTTATACAGAGGCGGTATTGGATGATGCTTACGATGCTGTATTTAAAAAATATTTATATACAAATCCGCAAGTTATCAGTATCTTAAGAAGAGGTTCATCGAATGAAAAAATAGGTTTTCCTCCTAAAGAGGCAATCTCTGTGGTGAGTTCGTATGCGGAAAATTTACAAAATAATTCACAGGGTTCCATACTTAAACGTCTTTTTCCGTATCGTTATGATGTGTTAGTATATTACAGAAATGACTGGACTGAACTTGGCAGACGTATTTCAGATAATTTAACAAAAGGCATATTAAATCCTACTTGGGAGGCTGAATTTATGGAACGAAACTTCCCTACGATTCCCGAGAAAAAATACAAGGCAATTTTAAAATATCGCCTACCTAATGGGGAAATTACATCGGAAGTGCCATACTATTATCAATTTTAA